The following proteins are co-located in the Polymorphospora rubra genome:
- a CDS encoding ComEA family DNA-binding protein produces the protein MSTGSDNSWQPAPDPSPAAPPPADPGWQAAPDSSWQQQAPAWQPAADGSWQPAPHQPVPYQPGPYQPGPDGSWYAAQAKPADNPWYAAQPAAHPTGQAALPYGHPARSLNWRVVRSLWLLVPILGCGCFGGAAFLFIGLRAKRPAWWISGLVYLAVSMLGFVFVDDPEETTTLGDWAVGTLMAAWLVCIVHACLINSAWLRWQAAHVPWYAQPAAGPAAPGYPAGYGGQVPPAATYPAQGGYGYVDAAPPPTAYPAQGGYAEPAYPAQSGYPPAADFGGAPAQWDPSAYGPPVDPTAAPPDPAGGWAPVTFDGGPAGAVDVNAATAIELSTLPYFDPARAEQTVALRNARGGFASVQDFASALNLPPHEFARIRDVVTCALPPQAPPVQGRVLDV, from the coding sequence ATGTCGACCGGCTCTGACAACTCCTGGCAGCCGGCGCCCGACCCGTCTCCGGCCGCGCCGCCACCGGCGGACCCGGGATGGCAGGCCGCCCCGGACAGTTCGTGGCAGCAGCAGGCGCCGGCGTGGCAGCCGGCGGCGGACGGCTCCTGGCAGCCCGCGCCCCACCAGCCCGTGCCTTACCAGCCCGGTCCCTATCAGCCCGGCCCCGACGGTTCCTGGTACGCCGCGCAGGCGAAGCCGGCCGACAACCCGTGGTACGCGGCGCAGCCGGCGGCGCACCCGACCGGCCAGGCCGCCCTGCCGTACGGCCACCCCGCCCGCAGCCTGAACTGGCGGGTCGTTCGCAGCCTCTGGCTGCTCGTCCCGATCCTCGGCTGCGGCTGCTTCGGCGGCGCCGCCTTCCTCTTCATCGGGCTGCGGGCCAAACGGCCGGCGTGGTGGATCTCCGGTCTGGTCTACCTGGCGGTGTCGATGCTCGGTTTCGTCTTCGTCGACGACCCCGAGGAGACCACCACGCTCGGGGACTGGGCGGTCGGCACCCTGATGGCCGCGTGGCTCGTCTGCATCGTGCACGCCTGTCTGATCAACTCCGCGTGGCTGCGGTGGCAGGCCGCACATGTGCCCTGGTATGCCCAGCCGGCCGCCGGGCCGGCCGCGCCCGGCTATCCCGCCGGCTACGGCGGCCAGGTGCCACCGGCCGCGACCTACCCGGCCCAGGGCGGCTACGGATACGTCGACGCGGCACCGCCGCCCACGGCGTATCCGGCCCAGGGCGGCTACGCCGAGCCCGCCTATCCGGCCCAGTCCGGGTATCCGCCGGCAGCCGACTTCGGGGGTGCCCCGGCGCAGTGGGACCCGTCGGCGTACGGCCCGCCCGTCGACCCGACCGCCGCACCACCGGACCCGGCCGGCGGTTGGGCACCGGTCACCTTCGACGGCGGGCCGGCCGGCGCGGTCGACGTCAACGCCGCCACCGCCATCGAACTGTCGACCCTGCCGTACTTCGATCCGGCACGCGCCGAGCAGACCGTCGCGCTACGGAACGCCCGCGGCGGGTTCGCCAGCGTCCAGGATTTCGCCAGCGCGCTGAACCTGCCGCCGCACGAGTTCGCCCGGATCCGCGACGTGGTGACCTGCGCCCTACCCCCACAGGCACCACCGGTGCAGGGCCGGGTACTGGATGTCTGA
- a CDS encoding DUF2997 domain-containing protein, with protein MTGRPRIVVHVADDGTVSAETVDVVGDACLDYVAVLEDLLDARTVHSGYTADHQRVARRAYEVEPDVDRL; from the coding sequence GTGACCGGGCGTCCCCGCATCGTCGTACACGTCGCCGACGACGGCACCGTCTCGGCGGAGACGGTCGACGTGGTCGGCGACGCCTGCCTCGACTACGTCGCCGTGCTGGAGGATCTCCTCGACGCCCGTACGGTGCACAGCGGCTACACCGCCGACCACCAGCGGGTGGCGCGGCGGGCGTACGAGGTGGAGCCGGATGTCGACCGGCTCTGA
- a CDS encoding MFS transporter: MPQTNPVRSGAQQAGRRRWLGLCVLMLPALLASLELTVTHLALPTIGADLGASSSQQLWIVDIYAFTLAGAMLAMGSLGDRIGSRRLLMLGAAVFAVASALAAYAPNAETLIAVRALMGIAGSTLMPSVLALTATLFTTASQRRVAIGAVIASVSAGTAIGPLVGGWLLNHFWWGSVFLIGMPVMALLLALGPSLLPERRAHRHSRIDVLSALLTVGAVLPVVYALKQIATGHGDRTSPLLLALGLALAAAFTGRQRRLPDPMVDLTLFRNPAFGTALATLAFGIFVLWGANYAIAQYLQLVQGLSPLQAGLWTAPSALGVIAGSTAAPQLVRLVRPATVIAGGLLLATAGFAVLTRIGPTDGLATLVTGAVVISAGLGPMMALATDLIIGSAPPERAGSASAMASTAPQLGGALGIAVLGSVIAARYRDLVEERIPAGVPADLAASATDSLTAAVDLGARLSTPAGPALADAARAAFVSGFQLTATVSAAVTLALAVATIAVLRSTPRRAERAGRSHRSRSTSSRT; this comes from the coding sequence ATGCCCCAGACGAACCCGGTCCGCTCCGGTGCCCAGCAGGCTGGCCGGCGCCGGTGGCTCGGCCTCTGCGTGCTGATGCTGCCCGCACTGCTCGCCTCACTCGAACTGACCGTGACGCACCTCGCGCTGCCGACGATCGGCGCGGATCTCGGCGCCAGCAGCAGTCAGCAGTTGTGGATCGTGGACATCTACGCGTTCACCCTCGCCGGAGCGATGCTCGCCATGGGCTCGCTCGGCGACCGGATCGGCAGCCGCCGGCTGTTGATGCTCGGTGCGGCCGTGTTCGCGGTGGCATCGGCCCTCGCCGCGTACGCCCCGAACGCCGAAACACTGATCGCCGTACGGGCGCTCATGGGCATCGCCGGATCGACCCTGATGCCGTCGGTCCTGGCCCTGACCGCCACCCTCTTCACCACCGCGAGCCAGCGCCGTGTCGCGATCGGCGCGGTCATCGCCAGCGTCTCCGCCGGCACCGCGATCGGGCCACTCGTCGGCGGCTGGCTGCTGAACCACTTCTGGTGGGGCTCGGTCTTCCTCATCGGCATGCCGGTCATGGCACTCCTGCTCGCACTCGGCCCATCGCTGCTACCGGAACGACGCGCCCACCGGCACAGCCGCATCGACGTGCTCAGCGCCCTGCTCACGGTCGGCGCCGTGCTGCCCGTCGTCTACGCGCTCAAGCAGATCGCGACGGGTCACGGCGACCGGACCTCCCCACTCCTGCTCGCGCTCGGTCTCGCCCTCGCCGCGGCTTTCACCGGCCGGCAGCGACGCCTGCCCGACCCCATGGTCGACCTCACCCTGTTCCGCAACCCCGCCTTCGGTACGGCCCTGGCGACCCTCGCGTTCGGCATCTTCGTGCTGTGGGGCGCGAACTACGCGATCGCCCAGTACCTCCAACTCGTGCAGGGCCTGTCACCCCTGCAGGCCGGCCTGTGGACCGCGCCCTCCGCGCTCGGTGTCATAGCCGGATCGACCGCCGCTCCGCAACTGGTCAGGCTGGTCCGCCCGGCGACGGTCATCGCCGGCGGGCTCCTCCTCGCCACCGCGGGCTTCGCCGTCCTCACCCGGATCGGCCCCACCGACGGGCTCGCCACACTGGTCACCGGCGCCGTCGTCATCTCGGCCGGCCTGGGCCCGATGATGGCCCTCGCCACCGACCTGATCATCGGCAGCGCGCCCCCGGAACGCGCCGGATCGGCCTCGGCGATGGCGTCGACAGCACCCCAGCTCGGTGGTGCCCTCGGCATCGCCGTCCTCGGCAGCGTCATCGCGGCCCGCTACCGCGACCTGGTCGAGGAGCGGATCCCCGCGGGTGTCCCCGCCGATCTTGCCGCGAGCGCCACCGACAGCCTCACCGCCGCCGTCGACCTCGGCGCACGTCTGTCCACACCGGCCGGACCGGCCCTCGCCGACGCCGCCCGGGCGGCATTCGTCAGCGGATTCCAGCTCACCGCGACCGTCAGCGCCGCCGTCACGCTCGCCCTCGCCGTCGCGACGATCGCCGTACTTCGATCGACGCCGAGGAGGGCCGAGCGGGCAGGACGCAGCCACCGCTCGCGGTCGACGTCGTCACGCACCTGA
- a CDS encoding AAA family ATPase, translated as MTDFHGRLSELLKARFPILCIESYEEQRVIEAVRRLVHDAKLVRTPRAVVTWSLTEGLVHEDGSRRTSTNEPSRALDAVIGIKQPCVVIFRDLHHAYDERTGSPGVIRRLRDIAQAFKNGPVPRTLLLLSPVLRIPAELEKDVTIVDFALPTEAEIRATLEAMIAANAGRIRIDLDEIGRERLAKAALGLTLQEAENAFARALVQDEVLDLSDIDLVHDEKRQAVRKSGLLEFVDLTTDLADVGGLENLKRWLHRRNHAFLAEAAEYGLPAPRGVLITGVPGCGKSLTAKAVATAWGLPLLRFDIGRVFSGLVGSSEQNMRTAIQTAEAVAPCVLWVDEIEKGFSAVGGGDSGTSSRVFGTFLTWMQEKRQSVFVVATANDFERLPPELLRKGRFDEIFFVDLPTRAERVPIWSVHLTRRLRNKRVAGALSPTPATLDELATLSDGYSGAEIEQAVVTGLYDAFAERRPLEYDDLVRALVNMVPLSVTQAERITGIRRWADQRAVAATAAEDWDPGGRRDSGEPPSRPYGGRPVEY; from the coding sequence ATGACCGACTTCCACGGCCGGCTGTCCGAGCTGCTCAAGGCCCGCTTCCCGATCCTGTGCATCGAGTCGTACGAGGAACAGCGGGTCATCGAGGCGGTCCGCCGGCTCGTCCACGACGCGAAGCTGGTCCGCACTCCCCGGGCGGTCGTCACCTGGTCGCTGACCGAGGGGCTGGTCCACGAGGACGGGTCGCGCCGCACCAGCACCAACGAGCCGAGCCGGGCGCTCGACGCCGTCATCGGCATCAAACAGCCCTGCGTGGTGATCTTCCGCGACCTGCACCACGCGTACGACGAACGCACCGGCTCGCCCGGGGTGATCCGCCGCCTGCGTGACATCGCCCAGGCGTTCAAGAACGGCCCGGTGCCGCGTACCCTACTGCTCCTCTCCCCGGTCCTGCGGATCCCCGCCGAACTGGAGAAGGACGTGACGATCGTCGACTTCGCGCTGCCGACCGAAGCCGAGATCCGGGCCACCCTCGAGGCGATGATCGCCGCCAACGCCGGCCGGATCAGGATCGACCTCGACGAGATCGGCCGGGAACGGCTCGCCAAGGCCGCGCTCGGACTCACCCTCCAGGAGGCGGAGAACGCCTTCGCCCGGGCCCTGGTCCAGGACGAGGTCCTCGACCTGAGTGACATCGACCTGGTCCACGACGAGAAACGCCAGGCGGTACGCAAGTCCGGACTGCTCGAGTTCGTCGACCTGACCACCGACCTCGCCGACGTCGGCGGGCTGGAGAACCTCAAACGCTGGCTGCACCGCCGCAACCACGCCTTCCTCGCCGAAGCGGCCGAGTACGGGCTGCCGGCACCCCGCGGCGTACTCATCACCGGCGTGCCGGGCTGCGGCAAGTCGCTCACCGCGAAGGCCGTCGCCACGGCCTGGGGACTGCCGCTGCTGCGGTTCGACATCGGCCGGGTCTTCTCCGGACTCGTCGGATCGAGCGAACAGAACATGCGGACCGCCATTCAGACCGCGGAAGCCGTCGCACCCTGCGTGCTGTGGGTCGACGAGATCGAGAAGGGCTTCAGCGCCGTCGGCGGCGGAGACTCCGGTACGTCGTCGCGCGTCTTCGGCACCTTCCTCACCTGGATGCAGGAGAAACGGCAGTCGGTGTTCGTCGTCGCCACCGCCAACGACTTCGAACGGCTGCCCCCGGAACTGCTCCGCAAGGGCCGCTTCGACGAGATCTTCTTCGTCGACCTGCCGACCCGCGCCGAACGGGTGCCGATCTGGTCGGTCCACCTCACCCGCCGGCTGCGCAACAAGCGGGTCGCGGGCGCGCTGTCACCGACCCCGGCCACCCTCGACGAGTTGGCCACCCTCAGTGACGGCTATTCCGGCGCGGAGATCGAGCAGGCGGTCGTCACCGGACTCTACGACGCGTTCGCCGAACGCCGTCCGCTCGAATACGACGACCTGGTCCGCGCCCTGGTGAACATGGTGCCGCTGAGCGTCACCCAGGCCGAACGGATCACCGGCATCCGGCGGTGGGCCGACCAGCGGGCGGTCGCCGCCACCGCCGCCGAGGACTGGGACCCCGGCGGCCGGCGCGATTCCGGCGAGCCACCCTCGCGCCCGTACGGCGGCCGTCCGGTTGAATACTGA
- a CDS encoding ankyrin repeat domain-containing protein, translated as MIRPSQRRKQVRALRYLSPPSMVAAVAERRRAGDWRGVCAAGLVDAHVDLRDVAARYGAEDAARVESDLLGFAPDLLRRFVPRLSSLALLPRARVVLSRLPGEIGDRALLVAYLPPDDRVRQRIALRVESARDLGLRWYDLPDWCWHADAVAARRWAYGASADRLAWHDADGDPYPPGTPAPRLPADRADEVERLVELLTAGRVTAAYEAAGCAIDPTPVGRWPREESVTGSELAEVGAALPVLAAESRRLARRYGPAPLRDAFGTVAVDVAPDGDLTIRAVAWDGDHAGPVAFGTPAPVDVALLRAGLLAVDDLHPLVHDALFPDRVQAPPPAPAPMAWPEFRVRCGTDWHQVLVVEGRIVTPWHTEWQIDRELLFAGLGGEIVGCAAAVRGFRTGAKRVPTEIRKIRRDLFALAFHGDTDSVLAIVAAGLDPTLHDGTGGTLMHWLHHLDHHRALPALLAAGLSVTGTNSQGETPLHRAAGSAATDVMGALVEAGADPDAVDRWGRTATQVLAQVRSKPKR; from the coding sequence GTGATCCGTCCCAGCCAGCGGCGGAAGCAGGTGCGCGCACTGCGCTACCTGTCGCCGCCGTCGATGGTCGCGGCCGTCGCCGAGCGGCGCCGGGCCGGTGACTGGCGGGGTGTCTGTGCCGCCGGGCTCGTCGACGCGCACGTCGACCTGCGCGACGTGGCCGCCCGGTACGGTGCCGAGGACGCCGCCCGCGTCGAGTCCGACCTGCTCGGTTTCGCACCGGACCTGCTGCGCCGGTTCGTACCGCGGCTGTCGTCGCTGGCGCTGCTGCCCCGGGCCCGGGTCGTGCTGTCCCGGTTGCCCGGTGAGATCGGTGACCGGGCGCTCCTGGTCGCGTACCTGCCGCCCGACGACCGGGTCCGGCAGCGGATCGCGCTGCGGGTGGAGTCCGCCCGCGATCTCGGCCTTCGCTGGTACGACCTGCCCGACTGGTGCTGGCACGCCGACGCGGTGGCCGCCCGGCGCTGGGCGTACGGGGCGTCGGCGGATCGGCTCGCCTGGCACGACGCCGACGGCGACCCGTACCCGCCGGGCACACCGGCGCCGCGGCTGCCGGCCGACCGGGCCGACGAGGTGGAGCGGCTGGTGGAGCTGCTGACGGCGGGCCGGGTGACGGCGGCGTACGAGGCGGCCGGCTGCGCGATCGATCCGACGCCGGTAGGCCGCTGGCCTCGCGAGGAGTCCGTGACCGGGTCGGAGCTCGCGGAGGTGGGTGCGGCGCTACCGGTGCTGGCGGCCGAGTCCCGGCGCCTCGCCCGCCGCTACGGGCCCGCCCCGCTGCGTGACGCCTTCGGCACCGTCGCGGTCGACGTGGCGCCCGACGGTGACCTGACCATCCGGGCGGTGGCGTGGGACGGTGACCACGCCGGACCGGTCGCGTTCGGGACACCGGCTCCGGTCGACGTGGCGCTCCTACGCGCGGGCCTGCTGGCCGTCGACGACCTGCACCCGCTCGTACACGATGCGCTCTTCCCCGACCGGGTCCAGGCACCACCGCCGGCGCCGGCGCCGATGGCATGGCCGGAGTTCCGGGTCAGGTGCGGAACGGACTGGCATCAGGTGCTGGTGGTCGAGGGCCGGATCGTCACGCCGTGGCACACCGAATGGCAGATCGATCGGGAGCTGCTGTTCGCCGGGCTCGGTGGTGAGATCGTCGGCTGCGCCGCGGCGGTGCGCGGGTTCCGTACCGGGGCGAAGCGGGTGCCGACGGAAATTCGCAAGATCCGGCGGGACCTCTTCGCGCTCGCCTTCCACGGCGACACCGACTCGGTGCTCGCCATCGTCGCGGCCGGCCTGGATCCGACCCTGCACGACGGTACGGGCGGCACGCTGATGCACTGGTTGCACCACCTCGACCACCACCGGGCACTGCCGGCCCTGCTCGCCGCCGGGCTGTCGGTCACCGGAACGAACAGCCAGGGCGAGACCCCGCTGCACCGGGCCGCCGGCTCCGCGGCGACGGACGTGATGGGGGCGCTGGTCGAGGCGGGCGCCGATCCGGACGCCGTCGACCGGTGGGGCCGGACCGCCACGCAGGTACTCGCGCAGGTCCGCAGCAAGCCGAAGCGGTAG
- a CDS encoding SitI3 family protein → MAIEYVLTLAGDPSADLVAELAVGGAAEFRAVAVHPGLVSANLNDQFGYTVSVVGGRNGYYEATADGATRWQWEPNCYIDVSFDMRKEILTEVGVPNMLRSVARVLAGTTEDAALVLNSNRLLLTRVGGVLRKHNAGEWPEEDYRNFPC, encoded by the coding sequence GTGGCGATCGAGTACGTGTTGACACTGGCGGGTGATCCGTCCGCCGACCTGGTTGCCGAGCTTGCTGTCGGAGGGGCCGCTGAATTCCGGGCGGTGGCAGTGCATCCAGGGCTGGTCAGCGCGAACCTGAATGACCAGTTCGGTTACACGGTCAGTGTCGTCGGCGGGCGGAACGGTTACTACGAGGCCACGGCTGACGGCGCTACGCGATGGCAGTGGGAGCCGAACTGCTATATCGACGTATCCTTCGACATGCGTAAGGAGATCCTTACCGAGGTTGGTGTGCCTAACATGCTCAGGTCCGTCGCGCGGGTACTCGCCGGTACCACGGAGGATGCCGCTCTCGTACTGAACAGCAATCGGCTGCTGCTCACCCGGGTCGGCGGTGTTCTGCGCAAGCACAACGCGGGCGAGTGGCCCGAAGAGGACTACCGCAACTTCCCGTGCTGA
- a CDS encoding gala protein codes for MTDPTPVRCPAITHPEAGLADPSDFDPLLTRLAAVDAVHDAEVFPRGTVQTDGRLDLCKQGVGPAQTGRIVAAAVDSPLVRHLLLGTNGLGGDGARAVADALRPGHGLETLYLGCNRIDPAGVDALADRIEGDDTMRALWLKRNPIGDEGVARLAAALAVNTTLRTLDLVNVGMSGRGLATLAEALAGRRQKLQRLFLGGNGFGPEVVPTLRTLIHEAGIRELYLAANHLGDTGAEALAVAADGVPMTLGLGGNGLTPAGVTAVARHLAAWQALDLARPPSERALGAHGNRVGDEGAAVLARALPTARLRRLDVRRTEIGGRGARLLVAALDGHPTLEYLGINGGVPRRMRRQAAAMVADRPVTEAHPDIRAIASVYR; via the coding sequence GTGACCGACCCGACCCCGGTACGCTGCCCGGCCATCACCCACCCGGAGGCCGGGCTCGCCGATCCGAGCGACTTCGACCCGCTGCTGACCCGGCTGGCGGCCGTGGACGCGGTCCACGACGCCGAGGTGTTCCCACGCGGGACGGTGCAGACCGACGGCCGGCTCGACCTGTGCAAGCAGGGTGTCGGGCCGGCGCAGACCGGCCGGATCGTCGCCGCCGCGGTCGACTCCCCGCTGGTCCGACACCTGCTGCTCGGCACGAACGGGCTCGGCGGCGACGGGGCCCGGGCGGTCGCCGACGCGCTGCGTCCCGGGCACGGCCTGGAAACGCTCTACCTGGGCTGCAACCGGATCGACCCGGCCGGGGTCGACGCGCTCGCCGACCGGATCGAGGGCGACGACACGATGCGGGCACTGTGGCTCAAGCGCAATCCGATCGGTGACGAGGGCGTCGCACGGCTGGCCGCCGCCCTCGCCGTCAACACCACGCTGCGCACCCTCGACCTGGTCAACGTCGGCATGAGCGGGCGCGGGCTGGCCACGCTGGCCGAGGCGCTCGCCGGCCGGCGGCAGAAGCTCCAACGGCTGTTCCTCGGCGGCAACGGCTTCGGCCCGGAGGTGGTGCCGACCCTGCGTACGCTCATCCACGAGGCCGGCATCCGCGAGCTGTACCTGGCCGCCAACCACCTCGGCGACACCGGGGCCGAGGCGCTCGCCGTCGCCGCCGACGGGGTGCCGATGACGCTCGGCCTGGGCGGCAACGGGCTGACCCCGGCCGGGGTGACGGCAGTGGCCCGGCACCTGGCGGCGTGGCAGGCGCTGGATCTCGCCCGGCCGCCGTCCGAGCGGGCGCTGGGCGCACACGGCAACCGGGTCGGCGACGAGGGTGCGGCCGTACTCGCACGGGCGCTGCCGACGGCCCGGCTGCGCCGGCTGGACGTCCGCCGCACCGAGATCGGTGGGCGGGGCGCCCGGCTGCTCGTCGCCGCCCTCGACGGGCATCCGACCCTGGAATACCTCGGCATCAACGGCGGTGTCCCGCGCCGGATGCGCCGGCAGGCGGCGGCGATGGTCGCCGACCGGCCGGTGACCGAAGCGCACCCGGACATCCGGGCGATCGCGAGCGTCTACCGGTGA
- a CDS encoding SDR family NAD(P)-dependent oxidoreductase: MSVDRAELAACLAVLARLDDDGLDDPTRQQLERAVVAAARGVKKRAKSRRDVRTRAADLAVLASATRFHTEIPDTGPVEAPAGAGGGTLVRARNCYVCKSAYREVDADYHLMCPDCAAENRLRRHARCDLSGRTAVVTGGRVKIGFHTVLKLLRDGADVIVTTRFPRDAARRYAAVADFADWADRLYVHGVDLLDLPAVLDFVALVGRRFSGLDILVNNAAQTLHRPPAYHREVRAGEAVALDGPAARIAIGGGPATADAVAGLPAALDAFFPAGRVDETGQPLDLRDVNSWVLRDADVTPQEWLQVHVVNAFAPFLLTSRLRPLMAAGPHPQRHVVQVSAMEGSYSRPGKTTRHPHTNMAKASLNMLVRTVADDYLTDGIHMNSVDTGWVTDERPHPSKTAERDHGFRPPLDVIDGAARVYDPVVRGALGAPVSGQFLKDYRSVPW, translated from the coding sequence GTGTCCGTCGACCGCGCCGAGTTGGCGGCCTGCCTGGCCGTGCTCGCGCGTCTCGACGACGACGGTCTCGACGACCCGACCCGCCAGCAGTTGGAGCGGGCGGTGGTCGCCGCGGCCCGGGGTGTGAAGAAGCGGGCGAAGTCCCGCCGCGACGTGCGGACCCGCGCGGCCGACCTGGCGGTGCTGGCGAGCGCGACCCGCTTCCACACCGAGATTCCCGACACCGGGCCGGTCGAGGCACCCGCCGGGGCCGGCGGCGGCACCCTCGTCCGGGCCCGCAACTGTTACGTGTGCAAGTCGGCCTATCGCGAGGTGGACGCCGACTACCACCTGATGTGCCCGGACTGCGCGGCGGAGAACCGGCTGCGCCGGCACGCCCGCTGTGACCTGTCCGGCCGTACCGCGGTGGTCACCGGCGGCCGGGTGAAGATCGGCTTCCACACCGTGTTGAAGCTGCTCCGCGACGGCGCCGACGTCATCGTGACGACCCGGTTCCCGCGCGACGCCGCCCGCCGCTACGCGGCCGTCGCCGACTTCGCCGACTGGGCCGACCGGCTCTACGTGCACGGCGTCGACCTGCTCGACCTGCCGGCGGTGCTCGACTTCGTCGCGCTGGTCGGCCGGCGGTTCAGCGGGCTGGACATCCTGGTCAACAACGCCGCGCAGACGCTGCACCGGCCGCCCGCCTACCACCGGGAGGTCCGTGCGGGCGAGGCGGTGGCGCTCGACGGGCCGGCAGCCCGGATCGCGATCGGTGGCGGCCCGGCCACCGCCGATGCCGTTGCCGGCCTGCCGGCGGCGCTCGACGCGTTCTTCCCGGCCGGCCGGGTCGACGAGACCGGCCAGCCGCTCGACCTGCGCGACGTCAACTCGTGGGTGCTGCGCGACGCCGACGTGACCCCGCAGGAGTGGTTGCAGGTGCACGTCGTCAACGCGTTCGCGCCCTTCCTGCTCACCTCCCGGCTGCGTCCGCTGATGGCGGCCGGCCCCCACCCGCAGCGGCACGTCGTGCAGGTGTCCGCGATGGAGGGCAGCTACTCCCGGCCCGGCAAGACGACCCGGCACCCGCACACCAACATGGCGAAGGCTTCGCTGAACATGCTGGTCCGCACCGTCGCCGACGACTACCTGACCGACGGCATCCACATGAACAGTGTCGACACCGGCTGGGTCACCGACGAACGTCCGCACCCGAGCAAGACCGCCGAGCGGGACCACGGTTTCCGGCCGCCGCTGGACGTGATCGACGGTGCCGCCCGGGTCTACGACCCGGTCGTGCGGGGCGCACTCGGGGCGCCGGTCAGTGGCCAGTTCCTCAAGGACTACCGGAGTGTGCCCTGGTGA
- a CDS encoding 4Fe-4S single cluster domain-containing protein: MSDLVPVARYLPYTVAEGPGPRTAVWVQGCTIRCPGCFNPHMWGFTGGDPVPAGELAARIVAEPTGGVTFLGGEPFDHAGPLAAVAARVRAAGRTVMTFTGHTLSRLRGPDAPPAATDLLAATDLLVAGPFDRDRLDVSRPWVGSTNQEFVLLNPDRPELLDGLGEQPDRVEIEVDAAGRVSVNGWARLDDLDRLLADLPVRPARRTDG, encoded by the coding sequence ATGTCTGACCTGGTCCCGGTCGCCCGCTACCTGCCGTATACGGTGGCGGAGGGACCGGGACCACGCACCGCCGTCTGGGTGCAGGGCTGCACGATCCGCTGCCCGGGCTGCTTCAACCCGCACATGTGGGGCTTCACCGGCGGCGACCCGGTTCCGGCCGGCGAACTGGCCGCCCGGATCGTCGCCGAACCCACCGGCGGCGTCACGTTCCTCGGCGGCGAACCGTTCGACCACGCCGGCCCGCTGGCCGCCGTCGCCGCCCGGGTCCGGGCCGCCGGCCGTACGGTGATGACGTTCACCGGCCACACCCTCTCCCGGCTGCGCGGACCGGACGCACCGCCGGCCGCCACCGACCTGCTCGCCGCCACCGACCTGCTGGTCGCCGGCCCGTTCGACCGCGACCGCCTCGACGTCTCGCGCCCCTGGGTCGGCTCGACCAACCAGGAGTTCGTCCTGCTCAACCCCGACCGGCCGGAGCTGCTGGACGGGCTGGGCGAGCAGCCGGACCGGGTCGAGATCGAGGTCGACGCCGCCGGCCGGGTGTCCGTCAACGGCTGGGCCCGCCTCGACGACCTCGACCGCCTCCTCGCCGACCTGCCCGTACGCCCCGCTCGCCGGACCGACGGGTAG